One Halobacterium zhouii genomic region harbors:
- a CDS encoding sugar phosphate nucleotidyltransferase, with protein MKAVVLAGGYATRLWPVTRHRPKMFLPVGDTTVIDRIFEELESDDRFDEVFVSTNERFAEDFESYIADSDFEKLTLTVEDTTEEDEKFGVVGALAQLVDRENVDDDLLVVAGDNLISFDISEFVDFFEAKDSPTLAAYDVGSHERAKSYGLVELDGDEVVDFQEKPENPKSTLVSIACYAFPRETVPDLHTYLEEGQNPDEPGWFLQWLQARQSVHAFTFDDAWFDIGTPESYLEAVAWTLDGESVVSDDAVVENTTIGENVHVMAGAELVNSSVDNSIIFPDATLRDCDVRDSIIDEKTRLENIDFSGALIGAHTTISNGR; from the coding sequence ATGAAGGCAGTCGTGCTTGCTGGCGGTTACGCCACGCGACTCTGGCCGGTCACGCGACACCGGCCGAAGATGTTCCTCCCGGTCGGGGACACCACCGTCATCGACCGTATCTTCGAGGAGTTGGAATCCGACGACCGGTTCGACGAGGTGTTCGTCTCCACGAACGAGCGGTTCGCCGAGGACTTCGAGTCCTACATCGCGGACAGCGACTTCGAGAAGCTCACGCTCACCGTCGAAGACACTACCGAGGAAGACGAGAAGTTCGGCGTCGTCGGCGCGCTCGCCCAACTCGTCGACCGCGAGAACGTCGACGACGACCTCCTCGTCGTCGCGGGCGACAACCTCATCAGCTTCGACATCTCGGAGTTCGTGGACTTCTTCGAGGCCAAAGACAGCCCCACGCTCGCCGCCTACGACGTCGGCAGCCACGAGCGCGCGAAGTCCTACGGGCTCGTCGAACTCGACGGCGACGAAGTCGTGGACTTCCAGGAGAAACCCGAGAACCCCAAGAGCACCCTCGTCTCTATCGCGTGCTACGCGTTCCCCCGGGAGACGGTGCCCGACCTCCACACGTACCTCGAGGAAGGCCAAAACCCCGACGAACCTGGCTGGTTCCTCCAGTGGCTGCAGGCCCGCCAGTCCGTCCACGCGTTCACGTTCGACGACGCGTGGTTCGACATCGGCACGCCCGAATCCTACCTCGAGGCCGTCGCGTGGACCCTCGACGGCGAGAGCGTCGTCAGCGACGACGCCGTCGTCGAGAACACCACCATCGGCGAGAACGTCCACGTGATGGCGGGCGCGGAACTCGTCAACTCCAGCGTCGACAACTCCATCATCTTCCCGGACGCCACGCTCCGGGACTGTGACGTCCGTGACTCCATCATCGACGAGAAGACGCGACTCGAGAACATCGACTTCTCCGGCGCGCTCATCGGCGCGCACACCACTATCTCGAACGGGCGTTAG
- a CDS encoding DUF371 domain-containing protein, with product MEEVVRARGHENVTGRHASTLEVTTDDYLTAAGDCILGIEADRTPAAFDREFVSACADADAMITLVLEADGHTETVTGSGHPEIELTNDRGFVARTSTYVDDRTVLVDADTAAGDVDRNLVSALADGADLTATLRVE from the coding sequence ATGGAAGAGGTCGTACGCGCACGCGGGCACGAGAACGTCACCGGCAGGCACGCGAGCACACTCGAGGTGACGACCGACGACTACCTGACGGCCGCAGGCGACTGCATTCTCGGCATCGAGGCCGACCGCACACCAGCGGCGTTCGACCGCGAATTCGTGTCTGCCTGTGCCGACGCGGACGCGATGATCACGCTCGTCCTCGAGGCCGACGGCCACACGGAAACAGTGACCGGCAGCGGCCACCCGGAGATCGAACTCACGAACGACCGCGGGTTCGTCGCACGCACCAGCACGTACGTCGACGACCGAACGGTACTTGTGGACGCGGACACGGCCGCTGGCGACGTCGACCGAAATCTGGTCAGCGCGCTCGCCGACGGCGCCGACCTCACCGCCACGCTGCGCGTGGAGTAA
- a CDS encoding diphthine--ammonia ligase has protein sequence MTDGQWVSLFSGGKDSSWALYRALEEGFDVDRLVTVHPEGDSYMYHVPATRLADLASESVGIPLVDVEPGAFGASDAVDASEQGDSELEPLEAALADLDDDLPGGIAGVTAGAVESEFQTSRIEAMCERLNCELFAPLWQRDPRALAADMLDAGFEIQIVQVAAYGLDESWLGRTLDYEVFDELEALHDEYGVHVLGEGGEFETMVTDGPHMERRIELEYDTVWEGDRGHVEITDARLAE, from the coding sequence ATGACCGACGGACAGTGGGTGAGCCTGTTCTCCGGTGGGAAGGACTCCTCGTGGGCGCTCTACCGCGCGCTCGAGGAGGGGTTCGACGTGGACCGTCTCGTGACGGTTCACCCGGAGGGCGATTCGTACATGTACCACGTGCCGGCGACGCGACTCGCGGACCTCGCATCGGAGAGCGTGGGCATCCCGCTCGTCGACGTCGAACCCGGGGCGTTCGGCGCGAGCGACGCCGTCGATGCGAGCGAACAGGGGGACAGCGAACTCGAACCGCTGGAGGCGGCGCTGGCCGACCTGGACGACGACCTGCCAGGGGGTATCGCGGGCGTGACCGCCGGCGCCGTCGAAAGCGAGTTCCAGACGTCCCGCATCGAGGCGATGTGCGAGCGCCTTAACTGTGAGTTGTTCGCGCCGCTCTGGCAGCGCGACCCGCGCGCGCTCGCCGCCGACATGCTCGACGCCGGCTTCGAGATTCAGATCGTCCAGGTGGCGGCGTACGGCCTCGACGAGTCGTGGCTCGGGCGCACGCTCGACTACGAGGTGTTCGACGAACTCGAGGCGCTGCACGACGAGTACGGCGTCCACGTGCTCGGCGAGGGCGGGGAGTTCGAGACGATGGTGACCGACGGGCCGCACATGGAGCGACGAATCGAACTGGAGTACGACACGGTGTGGGAGGGGGACCGCGGTCACGTCGAGATTACGGACGCGCGACTCGCGGAGTAG
- a CDS encoding coiled-coil protein — MAEEEQNIDVSSADELITDEELQEKSKGQLIKNAGQFRDRRNELNQLASSRASSRDELNAETREKVDAAQEHREQRDELNERVQEHKEKRNELNAEANELFDEVDDRKSDLELDEGKDLEQLKEEIEQLEFKQQTEVLSTEDERELIEKIEEKREEYQERKETLEDSGNLEELVEEAEEVRAEASEHHEKVTELADKAQEHHNEMIEAYREADDIRDEADEMHEAFVEAQEAADAHHEAFVRVQKRLRELDKQEEEERKDERAKEQEEAREEAEEIYERFKEGETLDTEDLRKLQKSGHL, encoded by the coding sequence ATGGCTGAGGAAGAACAAAATATCGACGTATCGAGCGCAGACGAACTCATTACTGACGAAGAACTCCAGGAGAAATCCAAGGGGCAGCTCATCAAGAACGCCGGTCAGTTCCGAGACCGACGGAACGAGCTGAACCAGCTCGCGTCCTCGCGAGCCTCCAGTCGCGACGAGCTCAACGCGGAGACCCGAGAGAAGGTCGACGCCGCACAGGAACACCGCGAGCAGCGCGACGAGCTCAACGAGCGCGTCCAGGAGCACAAGGAGAAACGCAACGAACTGAACGCGGAAGCAAACGAGCTCTTCGACGAGGTCGACGACCGCAAGTCCGACCTCGAACTGGACGAGGGCAAGGACCTCGAACAGCTCAAAGAGGAGATCGAGCAACTCGAGTTCAAGCAGCAGACCGAGGTACTCTCCACCGAGGACGAGCGCGAGCTCATCGAGAAGATCGAGGAGAAACGCGAGGAGTACCAGGAACGCAAGGAGACCCTCGAGGACTCTGGCAACCTCGAGGAACTCGTCGAGGAAGCCGAGGAGGTCCGCGCCGAAGCGTCCGAGCACCACGAGAAGGTGACGGAGCTCGCGGACAAGGCCCAGGAACACCACAACGAGATGATCGAGGCCTACCGCGAGGCCGACGACATCCGCGACGAGGCCGACGAGATGCACGAGGCCTTCGTCGAGGCCCAGGAGGCCGCCGACGCCCACCACGAGGCGTTCGTGCGCGTCCAGAAGCGCCTCCGCGAACTCGACAAGCAGGAGGAAGAAGAGCGCAAGGACGAGCGCGCGAAAGAGCAGGAGGAGGCCCGCGAGGAGGCCGAGGAGATCTACGAGCGGTTCAAGGAGGGCGAGACCCTCGACACCGAGGACCTTCGCAAACTCCAGAAGTCCGGCCACCTCTAA
- a CDS encoding shikimate dehydrogenase, protein MQVFGLVGNPVSHSLSPPMHEAAYEEVGLDARYVTFEPSRDELAAALRGADALGVAGLNVTAPFKQDVRSLVSMDDLAARIGAVNTVDFSGDEPTGHNTDAAGVRRAFTHHDVALDGQSAVVVGAGGAGRSAAFALGEECNHLCVANRTVARAEELADDVGRQTDATTSSCSLDDLPDALADADVLVNATSVGMGEDRSPVPSDALHPELAVLDAVYEPLETRLLQDARAAGATTIDGAWMLLYQGVEAFEVWFDDSAPVTVMNRALRARL, encoded by the coding sequence ATGCAGGTGTTCGGACTCGTCGGCAACCCGGTGAGTCACTCACTCTCGCCGCCGATGCACGAGGCGGCCTACGAGGAAGTGGGGCTAGACGCGCGGTACGTCACGTTCGAACCGTCGCGGGACGAACTCGCGGCCGCTCTCCGGGGGGCCGACGCGCTCGGCGTCGCCGGACTCAACGTCACGGCGCCGTTCAAGCAGGACGTCCGTTCCCTCGTGTCGATGGACGACCTCGCGGCGCGCATCGGCGCGGTGAACACCGTCGACTTCTCGGGCGACGAACCGACCGGCCACAACACCGACGCAGCGGGCGTTCGGCGAGCGTTCACGCACCACGACGTCGCGCTCGACGGACAGAGTGCAGTCGTGGTGGGCGCGGGCGGCGCGGGTCGGTCGGCGGCGTTCGCGCTGGGCGAGGAGTGTAACCATCTCTGTGTCGCGAACCGGACGGTCGCGCGCGCCGAGGAACTCGCCGACGACGTGGGAAGGCAGACTGACGCGACGACGAGTTCGTGTTCGCTCGACGACCTTCCCGACGCGCTCGCCGACGCCGACGTGCTCGTGAACGCGACGAGCGTCGGCATGGGGGAGGACCGCTCACCGGTTCCGTCAGACGCGCTCCATCCGGAACTGGCAGTGCTGGACGCGGTGTACGAACCGCTTGAGACGCGACTCCTCCAAGATGCCCGGGCAGCGGGGGCGACCACAATCGACGGGGCGTGGATGCTGCTGTACCAGGGCGTCGAGGCCTTCGAAGTGTGGTTCGATGATTCCGCACCAGTGACCGTGATGAACCGGGCGCTCCGGGCACGGCTTTAA
- a CDS encoding transcriptional regulator: MDEQTTRRRILDALRERPDTPSGLAGEFEIARGTVLTHVTHLSETLDGTDEALLVRPPACRECGFDDFDDPVNVPSRCPECKHEGIEEPAFVVE, from the coding sequence ATGGACGAGCAGACGACTCGACGCCGGATTCTGGACGCGCTCCGCGAGCGCCCGGACACGCCGAGCGGGCTCGCGGGCGAGTTCGAAATCGCGCGCGGGACCGTCCTGACACACGTCACCCACCTCTCGGAAACACTCGACGGCACTGACGAGGCGTTGCTGGTTCGCCCGCCGGCGTGTCGTGAGTGCGGGTTCGACGACTTCGACGACCCCGTGAACGTCCCGTCGCGGTGCCCGGAGTGCAAGCACGAGGGCATCGAGGAACCGGCGTTCGTCGTGGAGTGA
- a CDS encoding D-aminoacyl-tRNA deacylase has translation MIGIVASNADSASVHIAEHLLELGDFERVDQDTDPAATPQSEACYRSTDFELRTFEDLHLDLERVADSFSDVEFLVFVSRHAGDTGPLLTAHFTGNFGAAEHGGRDRDLALACPNAHRRVVAALADHAPEGYDVGIECTHHGPTDVGAPSMFVELGSGEDEWADPEGARAVASAVLDLAGVDARTDRTVVAFGGGHYAPRPTRILRETEWAVGHVAADWCLTDLGDPEQHRDVVDQMFTASDATRAVVDGEGRSPSANRTPSDDGEVPKLEAVVEDLGYDVVSETWVRETSGVPLPLADALETDLCSVDDGLRFGGPASDAAADADYVLVDLPETLVDAANAVDAADAVAAALGTALAAETEENGSRLGTRAAFVDDDAYQSFVGRTASLLERKYDVTREDDRLIAERTVLDPAAAADRGVPEGPAFGRLANGESVDVDGETVHPVDVSRTETVSVSVGVRERARERVRRPSDAEGKGN, from the coding sequence GTGATCGGTATCGTAGCGAGTAACGCCGACAGCGCGTCCGTCCACATCGCCGAGCATCTGCTCGAACTCGGGGACTTCGAGCGCGTCGACCAGGACACCGACCCGGCAGCAACGCCCCAGTCGGAGGCGTGCTACCGGTCCACGGACTTCGAGTTGCGGACGTTCGAGGACCTCCACCTCGACCTCGAACGCGTCGCTGACTCGTTCTCGGACGTCGAGTTCCTCGTGTTTGTCTCCCGGCACGCCGGCGACACCGGGCCGCTGCTCACCGCGCACTTCACCGGCAACTTCGGCGCCGCCGAGCATGGCGGCAGAGACCGGGACCTCGCGCTCGCCTGCCCGAACGCCCACCGCCGCGTCGTCGCCGCGCTCGCCGACCACGCGCCGGAGGGGTACGACGTCGGGATTGAGTGCACGCACCACGGACCGACGGACGTCGGCGCGCCGTCGATGTTCGTCGAACTCGGTAGCGGCGAAGACGAGTGGGCGGACCCCGAGGGAGCGCGCGCCGTGGCGAGCGCGGTGCTCGACCTCGCAGGCGTCGACGCCCGGACCGATCGGACGGTCGTGGCGTTCGGCGGCGGCCACTACGCGCCCCGCCCGACCAGAATCTTGCGCGAGACGGAGTGGGCGGTCGGCCACGTCGCCGCCGACTGGTGTCTCACGGACCTCGGCGACCCCGAACAACACCGGGACGTGGTCGACCAGATGTTCACAGCGAGCGACGCCACCCGCGCGGTCGTGGACGGGGAGGGACGAAGTCCCTCTGCCAATCGGACTCCGTCCGATGACGGGGAGGTGCCCAAACTGGAAGCCGTCGTCGAAGACCTCGGGTACGACGTCGTGAGCGAGACCTGGGTACGGGAGACCAGCGGCGTCCCTCTTCCCCTCGCTGACGCGCTCGAAACCGACCTCTGCTCCGTGGACGATGGCCTGCGGTTCGGTGGTCCAGCCAGCGACGCCGCCGCCGACGCGGACTACGTGCTCGTCGACCTTCCCGAGACACTGGTAGACGCCGCCAACGCCGTGGACGCAGCGGACGCCGTCGCCGCCGCGCTCGGAACCGCGCTCGCAGCCGAGACCGAGGAAAACGGTAGCCGACTCGGCACTCGCGCGGCGTTCGTTGACGACGACGCCTACCAGTCGTTCGTCGGCCGAACGGCGTCCCTACTCGAACGGAAATACGACGTTACCCGCGAAGATGACAGGCTTATCGCGGAACGAACCGTCCTCGACCCGGCGGCCGCAGCCGACCGCGGAGTGCCAGAAGGCCCGGCGTTCGGCCGGCTCGCGAACGGCGAGTCGGTCGACGTCGACGGCGAGACCGTTCACCCGGTCGACGTGTCCAGAACCGAGACGGTCTCGGTTTCGGTCGGGGTCCGCGAGCGTGCGCGTGAGCGCGTGCGCCGCCCGTCCGACGCGGAGGGGAAAGGTAATTAA
- a CDS encoding DUF373 family protein: protein MRTLVVCVDRTGDLSRKTGLETPVAGWEAVQSLVVDMGVADPEDSSVNTLLEALRVTRDLRDDDDDAVVAAVSGVGDDVTADRSVAEQVDDLLERYDPDSAIVVVDSEEDERLVPIVESRVQVDAVDRVVVRQARDLESTYYLLKQFLADEELRQTVLVPIGIVLLVFPALMMLTGSLAVAAASITTVIGLFLLYKGLSVDDYLATLPGQVRDALYSGRVSIVTYVVAVGLALVGVFAGALRLSELPMTTPPLLAGMAFVYYSVPWLALGGLAASTGRLFDELIQHDEVRTSFLNLPFGVLAVALVVRGFSAYFVERAALVDSLTVPVVQVGALTVHGFALTPEERLASFVVLGVFVSLVGIRVSTRFSETDYDDVEQVLER, encoded by the coding sequence ATGCGTACACTGGTAGTCTGTGTCGACCGGACCGGTGACCTCTCCCGAAAGACGGGACTCGAGACGCCGGTCGCCGGCTGGGAGGCCGTGCAGTCCCTCGTCGTCGACATGGGCGTCGCCGACCCCGAGGACTCCAGTGTCAACACGCTACTCGAAGCGCTCCGCGTCACCCGCGACCTCCGCGACGACGACGACGACGCCGTCGTCGCTGCCGTCTCCGGCGTGGGTGACGACGTGACCGCGGACCGCTCCGTCGCCGAGCAAGTCGATGACCTCCTGGAGCGGTACGACCCGGACTCCGCGATCGTCGTCGTCGACAGCGAGGAGGACGAACGTCTCGTTCCAATCGTCGAAAGCCGCGTCCAGGTGGACGCCGTCGACCGCGTGGTCGTCCGGCAGGCCCGCGACCTCGAATCGACGTACTACCTCCTGAAGCAGTTCCTCGCGGACGAGGAACTCCGGCAGACCGTTCTCGTCCCCATAGGCATCGTCTTGCTCGTGTTCCCGGCGCTCATGATGTTGACCGGGAGTCTCGCGGTCGCCGCCGCGTCGATAACCACGGTCATCGGCCTCTTCTTGCTCTACAAGGGGCTGAGCGTCGACGACTATCTCGCGACGCTCCCGGGGCAGGTCCGGGACGCGCTGTACTCCGGCCGGGTCTCCATCGTCACGTACGTTGTCGCCGTCGGCCTCGCGCTCGTCGGCGTGTTCGCGGGCGCGCTCAGGCTCTCCGAACTGCCGATGACGACCCCGCCACTACTGGCGGGGATGGCGTTCGTCTACTACAGCGTTCCGTGGCTGGCGCTCGGCGGTCTCGCGGCGAGCACGGGCCGCCTGTTCGACGAACTCATCCAGCACGACGAGGTCCGGACGTCGTTCCTGAACCTCCCGTTCGGCGTGCTCGCCGTCGCGCTCGTCGTCCGGGGTTTCTCCGCGTACTTCGTCGAACGCGCCGCGCTTGTCGACTCCTTGACGGTGCCGGTGGTACAGGTTGGCGCACTCACCGTTCACGGGTTCGCGCTCACGCCCGAGGAACGCCTCGCGTCGTTCGTCGTGCTGGGCGTGTTCGTCAGCCTCGTCGGCATCCGCGTCTCGACGCGCTTCAGCGAGACCGACTACGATGACGTCGAGCAGGTCCTCGAGCGGTGA
- a CDS encoding helix-hairpin-helix domain-containing protein — translation MGLLSKLKSLLGAGDDGRRGGSVDVTVERDPDSDSEPAAEAPASAAGSETESVTDEGETASVTDERSAKSGTGEHDTGSDAEHGAKSATEDEESAAKETDASASTESMVDEEHADDPTRAAEPSETGIADVDKSTDEPVDEDEPPADTGETDDAEETMSGTDAESTTDAESDTGSDATDVEDADESVDTVKGIGPAYADRLRDAGVETVGDLATADPEELADRVDLSPKRVGRWVDSANDR, via the coding sequence ATGGGACTGCTCTCGAAACTCAAGTCGCTGCTCGGCGCGGGCGACGACGGCCGGCGCGGCGGCAGCGTCGACGTGACGGTAGAGCGCGACCCCGATTCGGACTCCGAGCCCGCGGCAGAGGCCCCGGCGTCCGCCGCGGGAAGCGAGACGGAATCGGTGACTGACGAGGGCGAGACAGCGTCAGTCACCGACGAACGCAGCGCCAAGTCAGGTACCGGCGAACACGACACTGGGTCGGACGCCGAGCACGGCGCGAAATCGGCTACCGAGGACGAGGAATCGGCCGCCAAAGAGACCGACGCGTCCGCGTCCACGGAGTCGATGGTCGACGAAGAACACGCAGACGACCCGACGCGCGCTGCCGAACCGAGCGAGACAGGCATCGCTGACGTCGACAAATCCACCGACGAACCCGTCGACGAAGACGAACCGCCCGCCGACACAGGGGAGACGGACGACGCCGAAGAGACGATGTCCGGCACTGACGCAGAGTCCACCACCGACGCGGAGTCCGACACGGGGTCGGACGCCACCGACGTCGAGGACGCCGACGAGTCCGTCGACACTGTGAAGGGAATCGGGCCGGCGTACGCGGACCGCCTCCGCGACGCCGGCGTCGAAACGGTCGGTGACCTCGCCACAGCCGACCCCGAAGAACTCGCCGACCGCGTCGACCTCTCGCCAAAGCGCGTCGGCCGATGGGTCGACAGCGCGAACGACAGATAG
- a CDS encoding aminotransferase class IV — translation MQYHVNGDLVDADDATVSVRDRGFQYGDAAFETLRAYGGQVFAWSAHQRRLEATCDALSLDHDLSGRDLRERVHETLAANGLAEAAVRLTITRGESSGLTPTDDADPTVVVVAEPLPRGGLDGERVWDAPATARTVDAQHVPEATVPAVAKTHNRLDGVLARIDAGDADEAITFDADGHVTEGTTSNVFFVDDGVLHTPSLDLPVHPGITRWAVTELADDLDIPVEEGHYRPEDLRGADELFLTNTTWEVRPVAHLDGATYDTCKVGVRLARAFADVVEASHY, via the coding sequence ATGCAGTACCACGTAAACGGTGACCTCGTAGACGCCGACGACGCGACCGTGAGCGTCCGCGACCGCGGATTCCAGTACGGCGACGCCGCCTTCGAGACGCTGCGCGCGTACGGCGGCCAGGTGTTCGCGTGGAGCGCCCACCAGCGCCGCCTCGAAGCCACCTGCGACGCGCTCTCCCTCGACCACGACCTCTCCGGACGCGACCTCCGCGAGCGCGTCCACGAGACCCTCGCCGCGAACGGCCTCGCGGAAGCCGCCGTCCGCCTCACCATCACGCGCGGCGAATCGAGCGGCCTCACCCCAACCGACGACGCCGACCCGACCGTCGTCGTCGTCGCCGAACCCCTCCCGCGCGGCGGCCTCGACGGCGAACGTGTCTGGGACGCTCCCGCAACCGCGCGCACCGTCGACGCCCAGCACGTCCCCGAAGCCACTGTCCCCGCGGTCGCCAAGACCCACAACCGCCTCGACGGCGTCCTCGCACGCATCGACGCCGGCGACGCCGACGAAGCCATCACGTTCGACGCCGATGGCCACGTTACCGAGGGCACCACCAGCAACGTCTTCTTCGTCGACGACGGCGTCCTCCACACCCCCAGCCTCGACCTCCCCGTCCACCCCGGCATCACGCGCTGGGCCGTCACCGAACTCGCTGACGACCTCGACATCCCGGTCGAAGAAGGCCACTACCGGCCCGAAGACCTCCGGGGCGCCGACGAACTCTTCCTCACCAACACCACCTGGGAAGTCCGCCCCGTCGCCCACCTCGACGGCGCCACCTACGACACCTGCAAAGTGGGCGTCCGCCTCGCCCGCGCGTTCGCCGACGTCGTCGAAGCCAGCCACTATTAG
- a CDS encoding Rieske (2Fe-2S) protein has protein sequence MEDDERIAAVEDVPADGSFLFTVSADGEEREAILVRLSDGTIAGWLNYCMHWTDVALDTGDGAPTRDGELVCRKHAATFEKDSGVCTHGPCEGARLDPVEIVVEDGDVYLADADYEFVAAGVEDDDPVDLSTSPGSRIGF, from the coding sequence ATGGAGGACGACGAGCGCATCGCCGCAGTCGAGGACGTGCCCGCCGACGGGTCGTTTCTGTTCACTGTCTCGGCCGACGGCGAGGAGCGCGAGGCGATTCTCGTCCGACTCTCGGACGGAACCATTGCCGGGTGGCTCAACTACTGCATGCACTGGACCGACGTCGCGCTCGACACCGGTGACGGCGCGCCGACGCGCGACGGCGAACTCGTCTGCCGGAAGCACGCCGCGACCTTCGAGAAGGACTCGGGCGTCTGCACGCACGGCCCCTGCGAGGGCGCTCGACTCGACCCCGTCGAGATTGTCGTCGAGGACGGCGACGTCTACCTCGCCGACGCGGACTACGAGTTCGTAGCGGCGGGTGTCGAAGACGACGACCCCGTCGACCTCTCTACGTCCCCCGGGTCGCGGATCGGCTTCTGA
- a CDS encoding sodium:calcium antiporter codes for MTDRLQHPLTALAFAVLLTIPWVVIELTGGPHAHHLSHLATVAVSGIAVLGASFLLAWGAETAEKDVPRAFALAVLAVLAVAPEYAVDALYAWTAGANVGTARGMEAANLAVANMTGANRILIGLGWSGIAIFTVYQAKRTRDSSVEHKDGFLASRVHLDHDIGTEIVFLLAATVYAFFVPFMGGIGIVDTIVLVGLYLAYISIIIRGDVEEHEDQVGVPAYLQAFSRPKRIATVLSLFAYSGAMIFTAVHPFATGLEALGQAAGVPPFFMIQWIAPLASESPELIVVAYLVNKARSTAGFNALISSKLNQWTLLIGTLAVVYSIAAGYVGTLPFDHKQTAEIWITAAQSFFAIAILTNFKISLREAATLLVLFVTQVVAEYYVIVTTASEARATEISILILYAYTVLYIVLGAALLVSRRQQLQALFRTAAGDARDAMGSGQPSKHSD; via the coding sequence ATAACCGACCGGCTTCAGCACCCGCTCACAGCGCTCGCGTTCGCTGTGCTGTTGACAATTCCGTGGGTCGTCATCGAGTTGACCGGCGGACCACACGCCCACCATCTCAGCCACCTCGCGACCGTCGCGGTGAGCGGCATTGCCGTACTCGGCGCGTCGTTCCTGCTCGCGTGGGGCGCCGAGACCGCCGAAAAGGACGTCCCGCGGGCGTTCGCGCTCGCCGTGCTTGCGGTGCTCGCCGTCGCGCCCGAGTACGCCGTCGACGCGCTGTACGCGTGGACTGCCGGCGCGAACGTCGGCACAGCGCGCGGCATGGAGGCGGCGAACCTCGCGGTCGCGAACATGACCGGCGCGAACCGAATCCTCATCGGCCTCGGGTGGTCCGGCATCGCCATCTTCACCGTCTACCAGGCCAAGCGCACCCGTGATTCGTCCGTCGAACACAAGGACGGCTTCCTCGCGAGTCGCGTCCACCTCGACCACGACATCGGCACCGAAATCGTGTTCCTGCTCGCCGCCACCGTGTACGCCTTCTTCGTACCGTTCATGGGCGGTATCGGCATCGTCGACACCATCGTTCTCGTCGGCCTCTACCTGGCGTACATCTCCATCATCATCCGCGGCGACGTGGAGGAACACGAGGACCAGGTCGGCGTTCCCGCCTACCTCCAGGCGTTCTCGAGACCGAAACGCATCGCCACCGTCCTCTCGCTGTTCGCGTACTCCGGCGCGATGATCTTCACCGCCGTCCACCCGTTCGCGACCGGCCTCGAGGCGCTCGGGCAGGCCGCTGGCGTCCCGCCGTTCTTCATGATCCAGTGGATCGCGCCGCTGGCGTCCGAGAGCCCCGAACTCATCGTCGTCGCCTATCTCGTGAACAAGGCGCGGTCGACGGCAGGGTTCAACGCGCTCATCTCCTCGAAGCTCAACCAGTGGACGCTGCTCATCGGGACGCTCGCGGTCGTCTACAGCATCGCCGCGGGCTACGTCGGCACGCTCCCCTTCGACCACAAGCAGACGGCCGAAATCTGGATCACGGCCGCGCAGAGCTTCTTCGCCATCGCCATCCTCACGAACTTCAAGATCAGCCTCCGGGAGGCGGCGACGCTGCTCGTGCTGTTCGTGACCCAGGTCGTCGCCGAGTACTACGTCATCGTCACCACCGCGAGCGAGGCCCGCGCCACCGAAATCAGCATCCTCATCCTCTACGCGTACACGGTCCTCTACATCGTGCTCGGCGCCGCGCTGCTGGTCTCCCGCCGCCAGCAGCTCCAGGCCCTCTTCCGGACGGCGGCAGGCGACGCACGCGACGCGATGGGCTCCGGACAGCCGAGCAAGCACTCGGACTGA